One genomic segment of Hordeum vulgare subsp. vulgare chromosome 2H, MorexV3_pseudomolecules_assembly, whole genome shotgun sequence includes these proteins:
- the LOC123424713 gene encoding actin-related protein 2/3 complex subunit 5A — protein MASAAYLETDENLEALISRIEQKSRKIETLLKQSKPVEALKTALEGSPLKTRDERCKSANWIVVHRAMMAIRDIDGMFNSLDTEYYDILMKYLYRGLSTGDRPTCDQCLKIHEKLTERAGLGCILRSLADTVNTV, from the exons ATGGCTTCGGCGGCGTACCTCGAGACGGACGAGAACCTGGAGGCCCTCATCAGCCGCATCGAGCAGAAGTCACGCAAGATCGAGACCCTCCTCAAGCA GTCGAAGCCGGTGGAGGCCCTGAAGACGGCGCTGGAGGGGTCGCCCCTCAAGACCCGCGACGAGCGATGCAAG TCGGCGAACTGGATCGTGGTGCACCGCGCCATGATGGCGATCAGGGACATCGATGGCATGTTCAACTCACTGGATACCGAGTACTATGACATCCTCATGAA GTACCTGTACAGAGGTTTGTCCACCGGCGACCGGCCGACGTGTGACCAGTGCCTCAAAATACATGAGAAGCTGACGGAGAGAGCAGGCTTAGGATGCATACTGCGGTCACTCGCCGACACTGTCAACACCGTGTGA
- the LOC123424714 gene encoding G-type lectin S-receptor-like serine/threonine-protein kinase At1g34300: MSSFSPPSFDNGFDKEASSTFNSFLVVFVVIAVLSILGSVAIAYFVYRCVRKSGLPAININTTPVPAAAAEPGSTALYAVVPDSQIRDATVERFLKEIAGEKPIRFTPQQLSGFTNSYSARLGAGGFGAVYKGMLPNGLTVAVKRLHPGHDDRTSQEQFMAEVGTIGRTHHINLVRLFGFCYDADVRALVYEYMEHGALDSYLFDGSRRDVGFQTRRAIAVGVARGLRYLHEECQHKIVHYDIKPGNVLLDGALTPKVADFGLAQLLNRADTHKTVSGMRGTPGYAAPEMWMQAGASDKCDVYSFGILLFEILGRRRNFDEAAPESRQWFPKLAWTKYESGELMEVVESCDGAGEQDEKTTRRMCEVAFWCVQQQPEARPPMGVVVKMLEGEMDIAPPANPFQHLMATPAAANRWTTTTSSVNTTLTPANGVSRGNTNEIVKL; encoded by the exons ATGTCTTCTTTCTCGCCACCATCATTTGACAACGGTTTTGACAAAGAAGCCTCCAGCACCTTCAACTCAttcctcgtcgtcttcgtcg TCATCGCGGTGCTGAGCATCTTGGGATCCGTCGCCATAGCCTACTTCGTGTACAGGTGCGTCCGAAAGAGCGGCCTCCCCGCCATCAACATCAACACGACCCCCGTGCCGGCTGCGGCGGCCGAGCCGGGGAGCACGGCGCTCTACGCGGTGGTGCCGGACTCCCAGATACGGGACGCCACCGTGGAGCGGTTCCTCAAGGAGATCGCCGGCGAGAAGCCCATCCGGTTCACCCCGCAGCAGCTCTCGGGCTTCACCAACAGCTACTCCGCCCGGCTCGGCGCCGGCGGCTTCGGCGCCGTCTACAAGGGCATGCTGCCCAACGGCCTCACGGTCGCCGTGAAGCGCCTCCACCCGGGCCACGACGACAGGACCTCGCAGGAGCAGTTCATGGCGGAGGTGGGCACCATCGGGAGGACGCACCACATCAACCTCGTCAGGCTCTTCGGCTTCTGCTACGACGCCGACGTGCGCGCGCTGGTGTACGAGTACATGGAGCACGGCGCGCTTGACTCCTACCTCTTCGACGGCAGCCGCCGCGACGTCGGCTTCCAGACGAGGCGCGCCATCGCCGTCGGCGTCGCCAGGGGGCTCCGGTACCTTCACGAGGAGTGCCAGCACAAGATCGTGCACTACGACATCAAGCCCGGCAACGTCCTCCTCGACGGCGCCCTCACGCCCAAGGTGGCCGACTTCGGCCTCGCGCAGCTGCTCAACCGGGCCGACACGCACAAGACCGTCTCCGGGATGCGCGGCACGCCCGGGTACGCCGCGCCGGAGATGTGGATGCAGGCCGGCGCCAGCGACAAGTGCGACGTCTACAGCTTCGGCATCCTCCTCTTCGAGATCCTCGGCCGGAGGAGGAACTTCGACGAGGCCGCGCCGGAGAGCCGGCAGTGGTTCCCGAAGCTGGCGTGGACCAAGTACGAGAGCGGCGAGCTCATGGAAGTCGTGGAGAGCTGCGACGGCGCGGGCGAGCAAGACGAGAAGACGACGCGCAGGATGTGCGAGGTGGCGTTCTGGTGCGTACAGCAGCAGCCGGAGGCGAGGCCGCCGATGGGCGTGGTGGTGAAGATGCTCGAGGGCGAGATGGACATTGCCCCGCCGGCCAACCCGTTCCAGCATCTCATGGCAACGCCGGCGGCGGCAAACCGGTGGACCACGACGACGAGCTCCGTAAACACGACGTTGACTCCGGCAAATGGTGTCTCTCGTGGTAACACCAACGAGATCGTTAAGCTATGA